One genomic region from Yersinia canariae encodes:
- a CDS encoding integrase domain-containing protein → MARTTRPLTHTEVQKAKAIDKDLTLHDGDGLFLLVKTTGKKIWRFRYQLPNSSKRTMISLGAYPALSLADAREIRAEKLAMLVRGTDPQARAGEEAEKLQIAEESIFVNVARKWFELKESHVSAAHAKDIWRSIEKDILPSIENIPVQELKARTLIQVLEPIKARGALETVRRLVQRINEIMIYAVNVGLIDANPASGIGNAFERPKKQHMPTIRPEELPKLMRTISMSNLSIPTRCLLEWQLLTLIRPAEASATAWSEIDIDKREWCIPAERMKAKRDHIVPLSDQALYILEIMQPISGNRKHAFPSRNDPKKPMNSQTANAALKRIGYGGKLVAHGLRSIASTAMNEAGFNADIIEAALAHSDKNEVRRAYNRSTYLLHRRELMEWWGTYVYRNQAT, encoded by the coding sequence GATAAAGACCTAACTCTCCATGATGGTGATGGCTTATTTTTGTTAGTCAAAACCACTGGCAAGAAAATTTGGCGTTTCCGCTATCAGCTTCCTAACAGTAGTAAACGCACTATGATCAGCCTCGGCGCTTACCCTGCTCTATCCCTTGCTGATGCCAGAGAGATACGCGCAGAGAAACTAGCGATGTTAGTCCGAGGAACAGATCCCCAAGCAAGGGCTGGTGAAGAAGCTGAAAAGCTCCAGATAGCGGAGGAAAGTATTTTTGTGAATGTCGCCCGCAAATGGTTCGAGTTGAAAGAAAGCCACGTTAGCGCAGCCCATGCGAAAGATATTTGGCGTTCTATCGAAAAAGACATCTTACCCAGCATCGAAAATATTCCCGTCCAAGAACTCAAAGCACGTACACTAATTCAGGTATTAGAGCCAATCAAAGCACGTGGGGCATTAGAGACGGTCAGGCGATTGGTGCAACGTATAAACGAGATAATGATTTATGCGGTCAATGTAGGTTTGATTGATGCCAACCCAGCATCAGGCATTGGTAATGCGTTTGAAAGGCCTAAAAAGCAGCATATGCCCACCATAAGGCCAGAAGAACTCCCCAAGTTAATGCGTACTATTTCAATGAGCAATCTCTCGATACCAACCCGCTGCCTACTTGAGTGGCAATTATTGACACTAATACGCCCAGCTGAGGCATCAGCGACAGCATGGTCAGAGATTGATATCGATAAAAGAGAATGGTGTATCCCTGCCGAACGCATGAAAGCTAAACGAGATCACATAGTTCCCCTTTCAGATCAGGCATTATATATTCTTGAAATAATGCAACCTATAAGCGGAAATCGTAAGCATGCTTTTCCCAGTCGAAATGACCCAAAGAAACCGATGAACAGCCAAACAGCCAACGCTGCATTAAAACGTATCGGCTATGGCGGCAAACTGGTCGCTCATGGTTTACGTTCTATCGCTAGTACTGCTATGAATGAGGCTGGATTTAATGCTGATATAATTGAGGCAGCACTTGCTCACAGTGATAAAAATGAGGTTAGAAGAGCATATAATCGTTCGACTTACCTACTACATAGACGTGAGCTCATGGAATGGTGGGGAACGTATGTTTACAGAAATCAAGCGACTTAA